Proteins from one Vibrio coralliirubri genomic window:
- a CDS encoding sulfurtransferase, whose translation MNQPLISPQQLQQRLLAEDNIILLDASIEFQIPSESEKIKGQMIPGAIRFDYDKDFCNKHTLLPHMFPSEKHFNTRAKESGINQDSTIVVYDNSGTFASPRAWWMFMAMGHNDVFILDGGLPAWIEAGYATETDYRTEVKAGNFEGHIQDNYFVSAQQIEGYSTDKSANIVDARSQARFDSEVPEPREGLRSGHIPNSICLPFAQVLDNGKLKPQEELIDIFSTLELTPSQPMFFSCGSGVTACIILLAAKLAGHKGEMGVYDGSWTEWGANDKLPIAVTKK comes from the coding sequence ATGAATCAGCCACTCATCTCACCACAACAACTTCAACAACGTTTGCTAGCAGAAGACAACATCATCCTCCTCGACGCCAGTATCGAGTTTCAAATTCCAAGCGAGTCAGAAAAGATCAAAGGACAAATGATTCCTGGGGCTATTCGTTTTGACTACGACAAAGACTTTTGTAACAAACATACTCTGCTTCCTCACATGTTCCCGAGCGAAAAACATTTCAACACTCGCGCAAAGGAAAGTGGCATCAATCAAGACAGTACGATTGTGGTTTACGATAACTCCGGAACCTTCGCTTCTCCCCGTGCGTGGTGGATGTTTATGGCAATGGGACACAACGACGTATTCATCTTAGATGGCGGTTTGCCCGCTTGGATCGAAGCCGGTTACGCGACCGAGACTGACTATCGCACCGAAGTAAAGGCGGGCAATTTTGAAGGCCATATTCAAGACAACTACTTTGTCAGTGCTCAGCAGATTGAAGGTTACTCAACTGACAAGAGCGCAAACATTGTAGATGCTCGTTCTCAAGCTCGTTTCGATTCAGAAGTTCCTGAACCACGTGAAGGCTTACGTAGTGGCCATATACCGAATTCTATTTGCCTACCATTTGCCCAAGTACTCGATAACGGTAAGTTAAAGCCTCAAGAAGAGCTTATTGATATCTTTTCAACGTTAGAATTAACGCCTTCTCAACCTATGTTCTTTAGCTGTGGCTCTGGCGTAACAGCCTGCATCATATTATTAGCCGCTAAACTCGCTGGCCATAAAGGTGAAATGGGCGTTTACGATGGTTCATGGACGGAATGGGGTGCTAACGACAAACTCCCTATTGCCGTGACTAAAAAGTAA
- a CDS encoding putative bifunctional diguanylate cyclase/phosphodiesterase gives MALFKKNIWSLYAFIVLLTLILFAALGITNWKANRDDFIEQQHIQVELFSSSVNSLLTSQEALLEVVGHQLAQQSDFTRTASIQIRPILDKLLETHPAIAAFGLLNTGGDYLSISSNLELANQRNLLQYAPTRDSFLDALSSSSMVLGRTYFQESLNSLVIPLRKSISIDGKKTDAVMTAGLRLDATIVFENNAHAGSFNTLSLIRKDSYRQFYSSDIESESAYSSPVGKDVIQRIASIFTDHFGISVQEAMNGQETYSFVVDDEQYHSLMSAKYIPNYKLWVVGRTDLTHVDSIFIQEFSILFVAFIFLQFGFYFLVKSIAKNEQRTRSQLIYQANHDPLTSLPNRLYMRRNIGKWIDDESEPFSLLFIDIDNFKCVNDTHGHDFGDKVLKQIALRLMRFRSRLSLLVRESSDEFLFLTPLSNQAEIKRLAKRIIEVLSQPYEVESAQFLLGCSIGVARFPEHGKDLDSLLRSADISMYKAKQQQNSYSIFTTEMQDAHLYKMKVEQRLRIAIEKQTLFMVFQPLVRANESIHGVEALVRWIDDELGFVPPDVFIPIAESTGLMQKLGTFIIESSIMQIAHLHRTTEQKIGLSINISVRQFSHQSFSEHLFATLEKYQLSPSCLTLEITESLFIEDVTLVKPTFEALKEKNIKISLDDFGTGYSSLSMLKALPIDELKIDKSFIENIAVDQQSLTMVQNIIAIGKNFGMVVLAEGVESNEHFAILKACGCDLMQGYYFSRPIPYDELAAHLNQQVTEHAECSV, from the coding sequence ATGGCTCTATTTAAGAAAAATATCTGGTCGCTGTACGCGTTTATCGTACTACTGACCCTGATACTTTTCGCGGCGTTGGGAATAACAAACTGGAAAGCGAACAGAGACGACTTCATAGAGCAGCAGCACATTCAGGTTGAGCTTTTTTCTAGCTCCGTCAACTCACTGCTGACCAGTCAAGAAGCCTTGTTAGAAGTAGTCGGCCATCAACTGGCTCAACAGTCTGATTTCACACGTACTGCGTCTATCCAAATTAGGCCAATTTTAGACAAGCTACTTGAGACTCACCCTGCGATAGCAGCGTTTGGCTTGTTGAACACCGGCGGTGATTACCTCTCGATCAGCTCAAATCTCGAACTTGCGAATCAAAGGAACTTGCTGCAATACGCGCCAACAAGAGACTCCTTTTTAGACGCCCTATCAAGCAGTAGCATGGTGCTTGGCCGTACCTATTTTCAAGAATCGTTGAATAGCTTGGTTATCCCGCTGAGAAAATCCATTTCAATCGATGGCAAGAAAACCGATGCAGTAATGACCGCAGGGCTACGATTAGACGCCACGATCGTATTTGAAAATAATGCTCACGCCGGAAGTTTCAATACACTAAGCCTGATCCGAAAAGACAGCTATCGCCAATTTTATTCGAGTGATATCGAATCTGAGAGTGCGTATTCCTCTCCAGTAGGCAAAGATGTCATACAGCGTATTGCAAGTATCTTTACCGACCACTTCGGAATTAGCGTGCAAGAAGCGATGAATGGGCAAGAAACCTACTCTTTTGTCGTCGACGATGAACAATACCACTCTTTAATGAGCGCGAAATACATCCCAAACTACAAATTATGGGTGGTAGGACGTACCGACCTAACTCACGTCGATAGTATATTCATACAAGAATTCAGCATTCTTTTCGTTGCCTTTATTTTTCTTCAGTTTGGTTTCTACTTTTTGGTTAAGTCGATTGCCAAAAATGAACAACGCACTCGTAGCCAACTCATTTATCAGGCGAACCATGACCCTTTAACCTCTCTGCCAAACCGTTTGTACATGCGTAGAAACATTGGCAAATGGATTGACGATGAGTCAGAGCCATTTTCGCTATTATTTATCGATATCGATAACTTTAAATGCGTCAATGACACCCACGGGCATGACTTTGGAGACAAGGTTCTCAAACAGATCGCTTTGCGTTTGATGAGGTTCCGATCTCGCCTCAGCCTATTGGTACGTGAATCCAGTGATGAGTTTTTGTTCTTAACGCCCTTGTCGAATCAAGCTGAAATTAAACGACTCGCCAAGCGCATTATTGAAGTGCTTTCTCAACCTTATGAAGTTGAAAGCGCTCAGTTTTTGTTAGGTTGCAGCATCGGCGTAGCACGTTTCCCTGAACACGGAAAAGATCTGGATAGCCTGTTACGTTCTGCCGATATTTCGATGTACAAAGCGAAACAGCAGCAAAACTCGTACAGTATTTTCACAACGGAAATGCAAGACGCGCACCTCTACAAAATGAAAGTAGAACAAAGGCTACGCATCGCTATTGAGAAACAAACACTGTTCATGGTTTTCCAACCACTGGTTCGTGCAAATGAGAGTATTCACGGTGTAGAAGCACTCGTTCGCTGGATTGATGACGAATTGGGTTTTGTTCCGCCAGATGTCTTTATACCGATAGCTGAGAGCACAGGCTTAATGCAAAAGCTGGGTACTTTTATTATTGAGTCCAGCATTATGCAGATCGCCCACTTGCACCGAACAACAGAACAAAAGATCGGGCTGTCGATCAACATATCAGTGCGTCAGTTTTCTCATCAATCCTTCTCTGAGCACTTGTTCGCGACACTAGAAAAGTATCAACTCTCTCCTAGCTGTTTAACGCTAGAAATTACGGAGAGCTTGTTCATTGAAGATGTGACTTTAGTGAAACCGACTTTTGAAGCCCTCAAAGAGAAGAATATAAAGATCTCTCTAGATGATTTCGGGACAGGCTATTCATCACTAAGCATGTTGAAAGCACTGCCTATCGATGAGCTTAAAATCGATAAGAGCTTTATTGAGAACATTGCTGTCGACCAGCAATCACTCACAATGGTGCAAAACATCATCGCAATCGGTAAGAACTTCGGCATGGTGGTATTAGCAGAAGGCGTAGAATCGAACGAGCACTTCGCAATTCTAAAGGCATGTGGATGTGACTTGATGCAAGGCTATTACTTCTCTCGCCCTATTCCTTATGATGAGCTGGCTGCTCACCTAAACCAGCAAGTGACCGAGCACGCGGAATGTTCTGTTTAA